In Aulosira sp. FACHB-615, the genomic window ACTGATATTAAAATCGTAAACTTGGCTATCTAATAATTGTGCTTGAAAAAAAGCATCTTGTAGCCTATCTTGCTTTTCGTAACTAGCTACTAATAAATTAAGAATATTATGAGAAATTGTATTACTATCTGGGAATTTTAATAAATTGACTTCAGAATTTAAATTACTACTGGCTAAATTTTGAATTTCTCCCACAGTTGCATAAAAATCTGCATCTACCTTTACCACCTCATCGATTAAAGACTGCAACGGACTAAAGTAATCTTGCAGGGAATTTTCCAGATTAATTGCTGTTTCCGCTATTTTGGCAATTTCTTGGCGAATTTTTGTCGCTCTGAATTGATATTCATAAATTTCTTGATATATTTCTATATCTTTCGCTATCTGTTGAATAGCTCGCTGCTGGTTTTTAGTATCTTCTCCTAAACATTTAATTCCCGCACTGAGCAATTGGACTTTTTCTAAAATCAAAAGATTAGTATTACTTAATAATAAAGTAGATTTTAAATTTTCTTCCTTCTCCCATTTTAACTTTTCGAGAATTTGCGGACTATTCAAATTTTTGGCTTCTAACTTATTTCTTTCTTCATTGATTTTTCTAATTTCGCCATATTTTTGGTTAAATAAATTCTTCCAATCATCAATAAATTTTAATAAAAATTCTTGATAACTATCTTTATAACTTTCTAAAAAATCTAAAAGTTGAGTATAGTCCCTAATTAATAATTTAACCTCTGCTAAAATCTCAGTTTGGCTAATTTCTTGTTTGCGTTTAATTAATCCCCACAAATAAGCATGAGATTTATAACCTTCTTTGATTAAGGTTTGACATTTTTGAATTTTTTTTTGAACCTTCTTTAACTTAGGATTTTTTAGAATCGGGAATTTATATTTTTTTTCATAAATCGTAATCGATTCATAAGTAATTAGTTGTTTTCGCTTTTTAGCTAACATCACAGATTCTAAAAAACATACCCATTGCGATACCTAAAGATTTTGGTCAAAAAATCAGACAGAATTACTGGCCATAGCTGTTCTGCACAATTTCCAGACCAAACTATTCTTGCGAGATTCTACAAGCTCCATACCAATTTTTTCTAACAGTCGCTGAGAAGCTATATTATCGTGATCGCATCCAGCTGTTACACTTTGTATATGAGATTGAGAAAACGCCCAATCAATCACAGCTTTTGTCGCTTCTAATGCGTACCCACGTTGTCGATAAGAAGACGCTACATAATAGCCAATTTCTAGAGAACCAGTAGGTATACCTGCGCTATCAGGAATTACTTTCACCATAACGTGACCAATAAGCATGTTATCTGCTTGATGAATAATTAAACTTCCCCAACCCCATTCACGTTGAAAGGGATATTTGGATAAAATATCTGCAATCATCGAAAAATTATTACTAAACTCATCATCATGCCAATACCAATCAGGTAAAACTTTCACACCTAAAAATGATGCTAATTCGTCATTTCCTTTGATTGCTATTTGTGCTACCTCTAAGTTAAAGGGTACTAAATTTAATCTTTGAGTAATCAGTTGTTTCAACATATTTAATTCTGAATTTGTTGTTTGTATTTGCACTCAATTATCACGAAAGATTATCTTTAATCCAGCATCCATTTTAACACTTTTGGATCTTTGTTGTAGTAATATGTTTTGCCATCTTTAGCAGTTACAGACTTACCTTGGCTGGCTTTGCTTCTAATAGTAGCTAGAGAGTAGTCTGTTAATGTTTGCATTTCTTTGTGAGACAGTCCAGTAATTGTTGCTGTCACTGCTGATTCTCGTTGGATTTTAAATTCCTGTTTAGGCAAAACATCTAGAGTAATCAGTTCTGCTTCCGATAATCTACCACCCTCTTTTTCTCGGCGATAATCTGCTATGGAAATTAGTCGCCAAGTAGATTCTGCTGAAAGTTCCAAAACCCATTGATGATAGTTAAACAGACTTTCCCGATGTCCGACACTAATAAAAGTTGTTTTTGTTGCTTGTAATTGTTGATATAAATTACTTTCGTTCTTCAAATCTAAAGCACTTGTCGCTTCATCTAAAATTGTGAAACTTGGATGTGTAATTAATAATCTGGCAAAAGCTAGGCGTTGTTGTTCACCCAACGACAAGATATTTTCCCAAGGAACTTCCGTATCAAATCCCTTGACGCGAGTCAGCAAGTGTTGGAGGTTAACTTGTTCTAGGACTGCTTCGAGTTCGCGATCGCTCATTTTCCGATCTGTATGGGGATAAAGCAACTGTTCCCGCAAAGTCCCCAAGATAATATAAGGACGTTGGGGTAAAAACAAAACTTCTTGGAGTGGAGGACGCACCAAACGACCAGTTCCCGCATTCCACAAACCTGCGATCGCCCTTAACAAAGAACTCTTACCCCTACCACTAGGGCCAACAATCAATAACCCCTCTCCTGGTTGAACAGCAAGTGATAAATCTTTCACTATGACTTGCTCATAATTAGGAGTTTGTAAGGTCACATCTTCAAACGCAAAATGATTCTCTTCAACTGTTTTAATAATACTGACGTTCTCTGGTTGTTTGCTCACAGACTCTAGCGCCTCAGAAAACTCAGCTAACCGTTTTACATAACTAGAGAATCGGCTAGAAATTCCAAACTCAGATATTAATACCCCCAGAGAATTGGAAAACATGAAACAAGCTACACTAATTTGATTAATTTCTCCGTAATCAATTTGGTCTTGTAAAAATAAAGGAGTCAGAACTAAGGTCGAAAATACACCAATCGCTGACTGATATGCTCTAGCAAAAGCATCTTGTCCCCTTTCCCAACTCAACCTTTCTTCCGAACTTTTAATTACATTATTAAATCGACGCTGAATAATATTTATTTCTTCGGCTTCTCCCTGAAAAAAAGCTATTGATTCAGCATGATTCCGCACATGGGTCAAGCAATAAGCGAAGTCCGCTTTAAATTGAATTTCTTCCTGATTAATTGTATTCAGTTTTTGATTTAAGAAAATAGCTATTAAATTCCCTACAATTGTATAAACCACCAAATAAATAGCAATTTGTCCAGAAATTGTAGCCAGAATTATCAAAGAACTTCCCATTTCTAGTGTTTTTTCTAGAAACAGCGTGGAAAATCTTAAACCATTGCTAGTAATAGGTTCTAGTTCTTTAGATAAGCGTTGATCTGGGTTATCTATATCAGATTTAAAATTTATTTTATAATAAGCTTGATTGCTCAAATATTTTGCCAAAATATTACTATTCAGCCATTGATACCAATCAAGAGCTATTTTTTTAGTCAAATACTTTGATAAAGTTACGATACAAACTGATAATAAAACGACTACACAAGATATCCACAAAGTCTCATTATATTTATCAAGATTTCTCTCTTCAATAACAATATCAATTACATAACGATTCCAATATGTACCTGCTGCATTTATGCTGGTCAGTCCAAATATTAATAATACTAAGAGAATCAGCATTCCCCAGGAACGAATTACTTCTGAAAATGCTCTTCCTGTTGTTTCTGTAGGATACCAATAAGGTTGAGCGAATATTCTAATATCTTGCCAAAATTGAATCAAACTAGAAAAAGAATTTGTATTATTTTGCTCACGCACAGATGAAGTTTGCATATTCTCAAAGTAAAATAAATCAGACATTCAGAAATGGCCTTTGAAGTATAAATTAAATTCAGAGGCCATTTTGTGATTTTAAAAATTGAAGATTTTTAACTCCCCATCAACTGTACTACGTTGTTGCTTCCTCCTCAACAATTTCGATAGTTTTTGGAGTCTCGCCCTCTGGAGTATCAGTCACAACTACTGGGTTCAGATGTTGTTTGAGTTTGGCTTTGAGTTCATCTGTAATTGGTAATTCATTGATTTCTTTGAGGAGAAATCTTACAGATTCAGTTTTGCTACGTTCTGTATATACGAGTTTGAGCAGGCTTTCAAGCCCATATCCAGCAGCAACTTCACCTACAGAACCTAGTAAACCCAGCAGACCTAGCCCACCTAACAAGCCCAAAGGCCCTCCCAAAGAAGAGAGTAAAGTTAGTGTCGCAGTCATACTACCACCTGAAGCCACAGTCGCCAGTACGAATAGTACACCAGAAAGACCTAATCCCGAAAGTTTTTTGACGAGTTCATCCATTGTATTTACCAACTATCCTTATATGGTGAAAAAATGACCAGTAAATTAATTAATAATTTCTCTCAATCCAGGAATTATTAATTAATCTTGCTCATACCAACAATAGATTACATAATTCATCAATTTGTTGGCTATATTCAGCAATTAATTGATGGGCTACAGCTTGTAGCTTACGAGTATTTGGAAGTTTGATATTATCTATTGCTTCTAGTTCCTCATCTAAAAATGGTTGAAATCGATAGTAAGAACTTCTAGCATCTTGATGGCTAGGTTCAAACAACCGTTCTAATTCTCCAGATACTACTTCACTATTACCATCAAGCACAATATTTAAAAGTGGTCTAGTCCATTGCAAGAGTCCCCAATTTTTGACTGAATTATGAGGATAAACACTCGTCAAAGAACCTGTACCTAAAGAAACTACTAAGATATCTTCTAGATTGAGGACTCTATTAGCTTCTTTTTTACTACTAATTTGTGCTTCAATAATAGCTAGATGGGCTGGATTATTAGCAAAAACTCCACCGTCAATTAAAGTGTAAAAGCCACTAATATTGTGAGAAGTCGGAATCCGATGGGGAGCAAAATAAGTGGGAGTAGCACTAGTAGCTAATGCTACATCTAACAGCGAAAAACCTCCACACAAATTGCGAAATTTTTGAGATTCTATTTGTTCTTTGTGGTGCTGATTAGTAAAGAATATAGGAACTCGCTTTTCAATGTCGTAGCTAGTTACAAAAACTTCTTTCAGATTATTTTCTAGAGATGCAGTACCAAAATATTGTCTTAAAATCTCTTCTTTGCTGTTTGAAGGATATTTTGGTTGAAGAAATATATCTTCTATTGGCCCTAATATTCTTTCAAAAAATGGCTCATAAAATATTTCTACACCATACTCAAGAAAGAGTTGCAGTAAATCCTCAGCCGTGTATTCAGCAGATAATTCTTCAGATTCAGATGCTTTAGAAGTTAGTCGAGGTTGTGTGAGTCCGAGGGCTAAAATTCCTCCACTAGAAGTACCAGCAATTAAATCAAACAAACTAAATATCGGTTTTTGTGTCCGCCTTTCAATTTCTGCTAACAAAAGTGCTGGAATAATCCCCCGAATACCACCTCCATCAATAGACAGTATTTTATATTTGGATTTGGCTGTAGTTTCCATAGTTTCTGTTACTTGGTTTTCAATTAATGTTGCTACCTCTGCGGGTTGAACATTATCTTCAACTTCACTTTGACTAGTAGATTCTGGTATTGGTTCGGTAATTTGTAGCGGGAGAGTTACTAAATTGAGTAGAATATCTGAATCTTGATTATTAGTTGGTGTTGCTTCTTCTTGATTAGTTAAAGAGACTGTTGCTGCTAATAAATTTGTCGTGATTGGTGAAATCTCTTCTTCTGTCGTAGTGATTATTTCATCTTGTGGCGATGATTGATTTGCCAAGGGGATTTGTGCCACATCCCAACTAGGATTCCCACGTAAATTTCCTTGGTGGTCAGTGACAGTTTGACTTTTGACAGTCTTTCCTTCACCTTCATCTAATTTCCAATAAGCAACTAATCCTGGTTCATCCCCTGCTATTAACCCACAACGATGAACTTGGATTTGTTCTGAGGTGCAAGGATAATTCCAGACACTAATATTAGCTAATTGTCCAGCAAAATATACACGTTTATGTAATGTTGCACCAAGAGTTAAAGGACTGGTTGCTTTATTTAAAGCTGTACCTCTTAGAGAATCAGTATATTGTTGTTTATCTAGATAGATTGTGAGTTGCCCACTATTAAAAACAATAGCAAAAAAATGCCATACTCCTATCGTTAACTCTCCTTGTCCAAAGGTTTTAATCCCCTTAGTCACAGTTTCATCAATGTAAATATCTAGGCTTCCTGCTTCACTAATACCAAATTCAAAATTATCACTGTATCGTTCTGAAGAACGAGCTAAAAATACATTGCGAGTTCCGTAGCTAGTGGCTTTATTGGTTAATTTATGAGGGTTTAGCCAGCCTGAAACTGTGAAGGCGGAACTTCCTTGTGCAAAAACACCACCAAGATCATTTCTGCCAAAATCTATATAATCATCTACGCCATCAAATGTTAAAACTGTTTGCGTCTTGATCACAGCATTTTAATCCTCCAAAAAAATAAAGCTTAATTAATAAAGTTTAAGTTTAAGAAATTTTATATATAGGACTCATATTTGATTTGGGAAAAAAATTAGTACATTCAGATCAGGCTTCTTTCCTACTCCCGACTCCCCATTCCCTATTCCCGACCTACACAAATAAATTCAGAAATCAAACCGGATTCCTATATGTAATTTTATAAATAAGTCTAAGCGATGGTTAATATCCCTTCTTGAATTAAACGGCATACTAAGTTTAATTTGCTATTATCAATCAGACCTGGTAAAGCCCTGATGGGGAACTCTTCGGAATCTACAATGAAACGAATGGCTCGTTCTGATCTATTTGATTCCATAACAGTGTTACCTGCAAATTGAATACCAACCTGACTAATGGTTTTTATAACACGATATATACCTTTTCTTTTTTTAACAATTGTATCTAAGGTGAGATTTTCAATATTTTGGAGTTGGTAGAAATGCTCGTTTGCTAGTGGAGACATTTTACCTAAAAATCTTGTAGCAATTTCTTCAATTGCTAACTCAGCTTCTGATTTGTCTGCAAGAGTTTGCAGGAGTTCTTGAAATTGCTCTTGTAATGAAACTTTAGCTTCGCCCTGCTGCAAAAATCCTACTGGTAGTGACTCTCGGAAACGAACGTCTTTTTGAGTTAATAAAGTCACAGCACTATTAATCAAATCAAACCATTTGAATGAATAGATACCAATTGTTAAATGTAGAGAAGGAGATTCTGTCGTGAATACTTCATGAATATAGCCACGAGGTATATATAATAAATCACCAGCATTGAGGCAAAATTCCGCTACAGGCGATTTTAGTTGATTTTTAAATTTATCCTGATACTTTAGGTCAGAAACAAGCGGCAAAGCGATAGGGGAATCATAAATACGCCAGTTTTTTG contains:
- a CDS encoding GUN4 domain-containing protein, producing MLAKKRKQLITYESITIYEKKYKFPILKNPKLKKVQKKIQKCQTLIKEGYKSHAYLWGLIKRKQEISQTEILAEVKLLIRDYTQLLDFLESYKDSYQEFLLKFIDDWKNLFNQKYGEIRKINEERNKLEAKNLNSPQILEKLKWEKEENLKSTLLLSNTNLLILEKVQLLSAGIKCLGEDTKNQQRAIQQIAKDIEIYQEIYEYQFRATKIRQEIAKIAETAINLENSLQDYFSPLQSLIDEVVKVDADFYATVGEIQNLASSNLNSEVNLLKFPDSNTISHNILNLLVASYEKQDRLQDAFFQAQLLDSQVYDFNISQDEITVNQAICLISNYMSTQLIAQKKALGIVETDFIHTKVEIPIEKIELPEVAQDDIKFSQAELQVKTTIDYGKLQSLLAESKWQDADIETARLMLQVMGKSDWNEVYREDVLNFSCQAFYNIDQLWQKYSHGYFGFSIQQSIWDEIGGQVDYETEKKLGDRLGWRKDGKWLQYEQLTFKLSPHTPMGHLPVKWLHYDQDTASISVNLSLEPKSMGAWRVDSWLVWQMHLFLTRVKVCNNNGR
- a CDS encoding GNAT family N-acetyltransferase — encoded protein: MLKQLITQRLNLVPFNLEVAQIAIKGNDELASFLGVKVLPDWYWHDDEFSNNFSMIADILSKYPFQREWGWGSLIIHQADNMLIGHVMVKVIPDSAGIPTGSLEIGYYVASSYRQRGYALEATKAVIDWAFSQSHIQSVTAGCDHDNIASQRLLEKIGMELVESRKNSLVWKLCRTAMASNSV
- a CDS encoding ABC transporter ATP-binding protein/permease, with protein sequence MQTSSVREQNNTNSFSSLIQFWQDIRIFAQPYWYPTETTGRAFSEVIRSWGMLILLVLLIFGLTSINAAGTYWNRYVIDIVIEERNLDKYNETLWISCVVVLLSVCIVTLSKYLTKKIALDWYQWLNSNILAKYLSNQAYYKINFKSDIDNPDQRLSKELEPITSNGLRFSTLFLEKTLEMGSSLIILATISGQIAIYLVVYTIVGNLIAIFLNQKLNTINQEEIQFKADFAYCLTHVRNHAESIAFFQGEAEEINIIQRRFNNVIKSSEERLSWERGQDAFARAYQSAIGVFSTLVLTPLFLQDQIDYGEINQISVACFMFSNSLGVLISEFGISSRFSSYVKRLAEFSEALESVSKQPENVSIIKTVEENHFAFEDVTLQTPNYEQVIVKDLSLAVQPGEGLLIVGPSGRGKSSLLRAIAGLWNAGTGRLVRPPLQEVLFLPQRPYIILGTLREQLLYPHTDRKMSDRELEAVLEQVNLQHLLTRVKGFDTEVPWENILSLGEQQRLAFARLLITHPSFTILDEATSALDLKNESNLYQQLQATKTTFISVGHRESLFNYHQWVLELSAESTWRLISIADYRREKEGGRLSEAELITLDVLPKQEFKIQRESAVTATITGLSHKEMQTLTDYSLATIRSKASQGKSVTAKDGKTYYYNKDPKVLKWMLD
- a CDS encoding patatin-like phospholipase family protein; amino-acid sequence: MIKTQTVLTFDGVDDYIDFGRNDLGGVFAQGSSAFTVSGWLNPHKLTNKATSYGTRNVFLARSSERYSDNFEFGISEAGSLDIYIDETVTKGIKTFGQGELTIGVWHFFAIVFNSGQLTIYLDKQQYTDSLRGTALNKATSPLTLGATLHKRVYFAGQLANISVWNYPCTSEQIQVHRCGLIAGDEPGLVAYWKLDEGEGKTVKSQTVTDHQGNLRGNPSWDVAQIPLANQSSPQDEIITTTEEEISPITTNLLAATVSLTNQEEATPTNNQDSDILLNLVTLPLQITEPIPESTSQSEVEDNVQPAEVATLIENQVTETMETTAKSKYKILSIDGGGIRGIIPALLLAEIERRTQKPIFSLFDLIAGTSSGGILALGLTQPRLTSKASESEELSAEYTAEDLLQLFLEYGVEIFYEPFFERILGPIEDIFLQPKYPSNSKEEILRQYFGTASLENNLKEVFVTSYDIEKRVPIFFTNQHHKEQIESQKFRNLCGGFSLLDVALATSATPTYFAPHRIPTSHNISGFYTLIDGGVFANNPAHLAIIEAQISSKKEANRVLNLEDILVVSLGTGSLTSVYPHNSVKNWGLLQWTRPLLNIVLDGNSEVVSGELERLFEPSHQDARSSYYRFQPFLDEELEAIDNIKLPNTRKLQAVAHQLIAEYSQQIDELCNLLLV
- a CDS encoding cupin domain-containing protein — translated: MMSTSDFDFERMLHPIDSSTFLTQYWEKRPCLVSRSEQDYYSELLSTKDVDSIIQAHGSDLGNTRLVKEGSCFSHNDDVELNHFYKAYALGYTVIVGGINERWQPISTLHRNLEVFFNHPTKINLYMSPKNSQGFPPHFDDHDVFILQVEGSKNWRIYDSPIALPLVSDLKYQDKFKNQLKSPVAEFCLNAGDLLYIPRGYIHEVFTTESPSLHLTIGIYSFKWFDLINSAVTLLTQKDVRFRESLPVGFLQQGEAKVSLQEQFQELLQTLADKSEAELAIEEIATRFLGKMSPLANEHFYQLQNIENLTLDTIVKKRKGIYRVIKTISQVGIQFAGNTVMESNRSERAIRFIVDSEEFPIRALPGLIDNSKLNLVCRLIQEGILTIA